The proteins below are encoded in one region of Shewanella algae:
- a CDS encoding protein-disulfide reductase DsbD family protein: protein MSAQAYEDEGQKIAASLLLESRMPAAGTETTLAIRMSPKAGWHGYWLNPGDAGFPQQLQWHLPEGVTVGELQYPAPEQLLASDLMNYIYHGDYALLAPLVIADDIAAGTPITLAVDIRYLVCSPKLCVPEQQRLQTRFKVGEKGASKKYLETFNTWRQLIPRPAAASADFTVHKDQFVLSLPLPESTTLAEELHFYPEVNGVLSNTASQSFVRNGDRLFMQTVATEGNVSDFYGVLSLNETLAIRIKAVRQPEGDLVFPTQVSLPPEQPGNLLVTSLIAVLGAVLGGFLLNLMPCVFPILSLKVLSLANLSDERVARTGAVAYTLGAVLACLLLGAFILMLREFGHQVGWAFQLQRPEIIVALILLMMAIGLNLAGLFELGTLSSGSRLQHKPGAAGDFWTGVLAAFVATPCTGPFMATALGAALVLPTSIGLMVFAGLGLGMALPFLLVGFVPALRQRMPRPGAWMVTAKRFFAVPMFLTALGLVWVLMQQSDSQYVFTALLLVLLLSLGLWLTGLFQQAGRQKPWWPLVLVLVISGGSLTTVAPGSGTKATVTDAESTMAFNEETLSALVKDQDVFVYFSADWCLTCKVNEKTAIERQETQAAFSRANTAVMLGDWTNGDPEITGFLAKHQRSGVPLYLWYQRGNLQPQVLPQVLTSSMLIEKAAGRATN from the coding sequence ATGTCAGCGCAAGCCTATGAAGATGAAGGCCAAAAGATAGCGGCATCACTTTTACTTGAGTCCCGCATGCCAGCGGCCGGAACCGAAACCACCTTGGCAATACGTATGTCTCCCAAGGCGGGCTGGCATGGCTACTGGTTAAACCCAGGGGACGCCGGGTTCCCGCAGCAGCTGCAATGGCATCTGCCTGAAGGGGTAACGGTTGGCGAGCTGCAATATCCCGCTCCCGAGCAGTTGCTGGCAAGTGACCTGATGAATTATATCTATCACGGCGACTATGCCTTATTGGCACCATTGGTTATTGCTGATGATATTGCGGCGGGCACACCTATCACCCTCGCCGTGGATATTCGCTATCTGGTGTGCAGTCCCAAGTTGTGCGTGCCCGAGCAGCAGCGGTTACAAACCCGGTTCAAAGTTGGGGAAAAGGGAGCGTCCAAGAAATATCTTGAGACCTTTAATACATGGCGACAGTTGATACCAAGGCCTGCCGCGGCGTCGGCAGATTTTACTGTTCACAAGGATCAGTTTGTATTGTCGCTGCCGTTACCTGAATCTACCACTCTGGCCGAGGAGCTGCACTTTTACCCCGAGGTGAACGGGGTGCTATCCAATACGGCATCACAATCCTTTGTTCGAAACGGCGATCGCCTCTTTATGCAAACCGTTGCCACTGAGGGCAATGTCAGCGACTTTTACGGGGTGCTTTCCTTGAATGAGACGCTGGCAATCAGAATCAAGGCTGTCCGGCAACCGGAGGGCGACTTGGTGTTTCCAACCCAGGTGAGTTTGCCGCCCGAGCAACCCGGCAATTTGCTTGTCACCTCTCTGATTGCCGTGCTCGGGGCGGTACTGGGCGGATTCTTGCTGAATTTGATGCCCTGCGTATTTCCTATTCTCAGTTTGAAAGTGCTGAGTCTTGCCAATTTGAGTGATGAGCGTGTGGCCAGAACCGGGGCTGTGGCTTACACCCTTGGTGCTGTGCTGGCGTGCCTTCTCCTCGGTGCCTTCATCTTAATGTTGCGGGAGTTTGGTCATCAAGTGGGCTGGGCGTTTCAATTGCAGCGACCGGAAATCATAGTAGCGCTTATTCTGTTGATGATGGCCATAGGGCTGAATTTGGCCGGTTTGTTTGAACTGGGTACCCTGAGTTCGGGTAGTCGGTTGCAGCATAAGCCTGGGGCGGCGGGAGATTTTTGGACCGGAGTACTGGCTGCTTTTGTAGCAACCCCTTGCACCGGGCCCTTTATGGCCACCGCGCTGGGCGCCGCCCTGGTGTTGCCGACGAGCATAGGGTTGATGGTGTTTGCTGGATTGGGGTTGGGCATGGCTTTGCCCTTTTTACTGGTGGGGTTTGTTCCGGCATTGCGTCAACGTATGCCCAGACCCGGTGCCTGGATGGTGACGGCAAAACGTTTTTTTGCTGTGCCCATGTTCTTAACGGCTCTGGGATTGGTTTGGGTATTGATGCAACAGTCTGACAGCCAATATGTGTTTACTGCGTTGCTGTTGGTGTTGTTACTGAGTTTGGGACTATGGCTTACTGGATTGTTCCAACAGGCCGGGCGTCAAAAACCTTGGTGGCCACTGGTTTTGGTGTTAGTCATTAGCGGCGGCTCCCTGACAACAGTTGCTCCCGGAAGTGGCACCAAGGCAACAGTCACAGATGCAGAGAGCACCATGGCGTTCAATGAAGAGACTCTCTCGGCCTTGGTAAAAGATCAGGATGTCTTTGTCTATTTCAGTGCCGACTGGTGTTTAACCTGTAAAGTGAATGAGAAGACAGCCATTGAGCGGCAGGAAACCCAAGCGGCTTTTTCCCGAGCCAATACGGCGGTGATGTTGGGGGACTGGACAAATGGTGACCCAGAGATCACTGGCTTTCTGGCCAAACATCAACGCTCTGGTGTGCCATTATATCTTTGGTATCAAAGAGGGAACCTGCAGCCGCAAGTATTGCCGCAAGTGTTAACTTCCTCAATGCTGATTGAAAAAGCCGCAGGAAGGGCAACAAATTAG
- a CDS encoding CatB-related O-acetyltransferase: MSNKHWSKVTLLHEAVTNPNITIKGKHSYYSDCWDSGFEQSVVRYLQGDEVSRDWELAWTIDKLHIGDYVCIAPEVVILMGGNSTHRADWFCLYPFMDFIEDAYVGKGDTHIHDGVWLGMRSMIMPGVTIGEGAIVAANSVVTHDVEPYSFVAGSPAKTVKYRFDKAIIEELLALKIYDWPEDKFNHLKQYLCANDIDALKQACALYDNDILEAD, translated from the coding sequence ATGAGTAACAAACATTGGTCAAAAGTGACCTTACTGCATGAAGCTGTCACCAACCCCAACATCACTATCAAGGGTAAACACAGTTATTACAGTGACTGCTGGGACTCGGGCTTTGAACAATCCGTCGTACGATATCTTCAAGGGGATGAGGTCAGCCGCGATTGGGAGCTGGCATGGACAATCGATAAACTCCATATCGGTGACTATGTTTGCATCGCCCCGGAAGTGGTTATCTTGATGGGTGGAAACAGCACTCACAGAGCCGATTGGTTTTGTTTATACCCATTTATGGACTTTATCGAAGATGCCTATGTCGGCAAAGGTGATACGCATATTCATGATGGGGTATGGCTGGGCATGAGATCCATGATCATGCCTGGGGTCACCATTGGCGAAGGTGCCATTGTTGCCGCAAACAGTGTTGTCACTCATGACGTTGAGCCGTACAGCTTTGTGGCTGGCTCGCCTGCCAAAACGGTGAAATATCGCTTTGATAAAGCCATTATTGAAGAGCTTCTGGCTCTTAAGATTTATGACTGGCCCGAAGACAAGTTCAATCACCTTAAACAATATCTTTGCGCAAATGATATTGACGCCCTGAAGCAAGCCTGTGCTCTTTACGATAACGACATTCTGGAAGCTGATTAA
- the ampC gene encoding class C beta-lactamase: MINRVTKLLAMVLGFSVHFAMAETPAANIQSITDEVDQQAGMLMEKYHIPGMAIAISIGGEQHFYHYGMADVNAGIKVSRHTLFELGSISKTFTAILGSYAQSLGAFNLEDNAARYVKLWEGTPIGNTKLINLATYTAGGLPLQFPNEVTTNDGMLAYYKAWQPEFAAGTHRLYSNPSIGLYGYLAALSMKREFSELMEQTVLPQLAMNNTFVKVPDNRVAQYAFGYNAKNEPVRVSPGMLDAEAYGVKSTSVDMLHYLEANMGLKPLSPQIAAAIKETHKGYYDTASFTQALGWEIYEYPLTLSKLLEGNSREMASQPTKVKASDDIVEKTGEVWINKTGSTGGFGAYVAFIPAKKLAIVMLANKSYPISARVEAAYRILAAAQE; this comes from the coding sequence ATGATAAATAGAGTGACAAAACTTCTGGCTATGGTACTCGGATTCTCCGTTCATTTTGCTATGGCAGAAACACCTGCTGCAAATATCCAGTCGATAACGGATGAAGTAGACCAACAAGCCGGTATGCTGATGGAAAAGTACCATATCCCTGGCATGGCTATCGCCATTAGTATTGGTGGGGAGCAGCATTTTTATCACTATGGCATGGCCGATGTGAATGCCGGCATTAAGGTATCTCGGCACACCTTATTTGAATTGGGCTCTATCAGCAAAACCTTTACCGCCATATTGGGCAGCTATGCACAAAGCCTGGGAGCATTTAACCTGGAAGATAATGCAGCCAGGTATGTGAAACTATGGGAAGGGACTCCGATTGGTAATACCAAACTTATCAATCTCGCCACTTATACAGCGGGAGGGTTGCCGCTGCAGTTTCCCAATGAAGTCACCACCAATGATGGGATGCTGGCTTACTACAAGGCCTGGCAACCTGAATTTGCCGCCGGAACCCATAGACTGTATTCAAACCCCAGCATAGGTTTGTATGGCTATCTTGCAGCGCTGAGCATGAAACGTGAGTTTTCTGAGTTGATGGAGCAAACTGTCTTGCCTCAGTTGGCAATGAACAACACCTTCGTCAAGGTACCCGATAACAGAGTGGCGCAATATGCCTTTGGTTATAATGCAAAAAATGAGCCCGTACGAGTGTCACCAGGCATGCTCGATGCCGAGGCTTATGGCGTCAAATCCACCAGTGTCGATATGCTGCACTACCTCGAGGCCAACATGGGACTCAAGCCTTTGTCACCTCAAATAGCTGCAGCCATCAAAGAGACTCACAAGGGCTATTATGATACAGCCAGCTTTACCCAGGCGTTGGGCTGGGAGATATACGAATATCCACTGACCTTGAGTAAATTACTTGAAGGAAACTCAAGAGAAATGGCATCGCAACCAACAAAAGTGAAGGCCAGCGACGATATCGTTGAAAAAACGGGGGAAGTCTGGATAAACAAAACCGGCTCCACCGGCGGTTTTGGTGCTTATGTAGCTTTTATTCCGGCCAAAAAACTGGCCATAGTGATGTTGGCAAATAAGAGTTATCCCATTAGCGCACGGGTTGAAGCTGCCTATAGAATACTTGCAGCAGCACAGGAATGA
- a CDS encoding porin family protein, translated as MMNLNKIMMMAAGAALVCSSAQAVEIDYFAGVGLGYQTDEIEGAINKDSEDLNYQARIGMLIGQQHRITGTFGYMEDKFSYAANDYKQEQYSWLVSYDYLLPVHQDVNLFAGVSLGANDNKVAGESSTDFVWGGQVGVQYKWSEHFSSDLGYRYLAQDYEENGIEINNSQQVYLTLDYKF; from the coding sequence ATGATGAATCTGAACAAAATAATGATGATGGCTGCGGGTGCAGCATTGGTTTGTAGCAGTGCTCAGGCCGTCGAAATCGATTACTTCGCCGGGGTAGGCCTGGGGTATCAAACAGATGAGATAGAGGGCGCTATCAATAAAGATAGCGAAGATCTGAACTATCAGGCCCGAATAGGCATGCTGATAGGGCAGCAACACCGAATTACCGGCACATTCGGTTATATGGAAGACAAGTTCAGCTATGCCGCCAATGACTATAAACAGGAACAATACAGCTGGTTGGTCTCCTATGACTACCTGCTGCCGGTACATCAAGATGTCAATCTGTTTGCCGGTGTCAGCTTGGGTGCAAATGACAACAAAGTCGCCGGTGAATCTTCCACTGATTTCGTCTGGGGCGGCCAGGTTGGCGTGCAGTACAAGTGGAGCGAACACTTTTCCTCAGACCTCGGCTATCGTTACCTGGCCCAAGACTATGAAGAGAATGGCATAGAGATTAATAACAGCCAGCAGGTGTACCTGACTCTGGATTACAAGTTCTGA
- a CDS encoding LysR substrate-binding domain-containing protein, with translation MKIDDLRLFLSVVDLGSFAAAASSIGVPRAFVSRRIGELEADLGSKLFTRTTRKLTLTPTGEIYYQQLLEIIPRLESLNESIKNQRNMPTGSVKLGLVGDADVIAHNLLQEFLRTYPLITLETHVSNLGYHDILTYGLDASMHIGEMKDSSFIARPLMRVLRKLYASPEYIAQHGMPTSIDDLGNHALIIHRLANGELEDNWNFNLGEYRVHSRLISNSSHYIKHAVLNGAGISLLAELSAIEHVKSGELLEVLPELEVYVDDAWLVYPSRKGMTHAARLLIDSLLEEAQKIHP, from the coding sequence GTGAAAATTGATGATCTCAGGTTATTTCTGTCGGTTGTGGATCTGGGTAGCTTCGCGGCTGCGGCCAGCTCTATTGGGGTTCCAAGGGCTTTTGTCAGCCGCCGTATCGGTGAGCTGGAGGCCGATTTAGGCAGCAAACTCTTTACCAGAACCACGCGTAAACTGACTCTGACGCCAACCGGTGAAATCTACTACCAGCAGCTGCTGGAGATTATTCCCAGGCTGGAGTCGTTGAACGAGTCGATAAAGAACCAGAGGAACATGCCTACAGGTTCGGTCAAGCTGGGCTTGGTCGGGGATGCGGATGTTATTGCGCACAACTTGCTGCAGGAGTTTCTCAGAACCTACCCTCTTATTACGCTGGAAACCCATGTCAGCAACCTCGGATACCACGATATTTTGACTTATGGCTTGGATGCCAGCATGCATATAGGCGAGATGAAAGACAGCTCGTTTATTGCCAGACCCTTGATGAGAGTACTACGTAAGCTTTATGCCAGCCCGGAGTATATTGCGCAGCATGGGATGCCGACATCGATTGATGATCTCGGTAATCACGCCTTGATTATCCACCGCTTGGCCAACGGCGAACTGGAAGATAACTGGAACTTTAATCTGGGCGAGTATCGGGTTCACAGCCGTTTGATATCCAACAGCAGTCACTATATTAAACATGCTGTCTTGAACGGTGCCGGCATCAGTTTGTTGGCGGAGTTGAGCGCTATAGAGCATGTGAAGTCGGGTGAGTTGCTGGAAGTGCTGCCGGAGCTTGAGGTTTATGTGGATGACGCCTGGCTGGTGTATCCCAGCCGCAAGGGGATGACTCACGCCGCCAGACTGTTGATCGACAGCCTGCTGGAAGAAGCCCAGAAAATTCACCCCTGA
- a CDS encoding efflux RND transporter periplasmic adaptor subunit: MTRVKPTGLKVSLLCSSVVFMLWGCGNSEQPQAASAALPLVQVMELPAPVSDRVHQFSGILESDKTAELSFRVPGTLEQILADEGSEVKKGQVIARLDPHDFRVSVMELEARLREAEAAHRLAAIELKRVRAAMNDKAIAGVKLDRAISAEARANAGVDLLKQSLKKAQDSLAYTSLKAPYDGVIGKRFVDRYELVDVGTQIVTIHQPTTLNAVVDVSESQIWNLRQGASGEVSWFNAEGSVAAEITQIASVPDRLKRTYEVTFALKQAPRQLVAGKAVNVAVSLPYASQKTQLYVNRVVDEHARAVAVKAVSQTDDSICVSGELQQGERIILAGGAFVEEGQKVVVLGEAQVES; the protein is encoded by the coding sequence GTGACAAGAGTAAAACCGACCGGGCTAAAGGTGAGCCTGCTTTGCAGTAGCGTGGTATTCATGCTGTGGGGTTGCGGTAACAGTGAGCAACCACAGGCGGCCTCGGCCGCGCTTCCTCTGGTGCAGGTGATGGAGCTTCCGGCTCCTGTCAGTGACAGAGTGCATCAGTTCAGTGGCATTCTGGAGTCGGACAAGACGGCCGAGCTGTCTTTTCGGGTGCCGGGCACACTGGAGCAGATCTTGGCCGATGAAGGTAGTGAGGTCAAAAAGGGCCAGGTCATCGCCCGTTTGGATCCCCATGACTTCCGGGTCAGTGTGATGGAGCTTGAGGCCAGGCTCCGCGAGGCCGAGGCTGCACATCGCTTGGCAGCCATTGAGCTTAAGCGGGTTCGCGCCGCCATGAATGACAAGGCGATAGCCGGGGTCAAGCTGGATCGGGCGATCAGCGCCGAAGCCCGCGCCAATGCCGGTGTGGATCTGCTGAAGCAATCTTTGAAAAAGGCCCAGGATTCCCTGGCCTATACCTCTCTCAAGGCCCCCTATGACGGCGTCATAGGTAAGCGCTTCGTCGACCGATATGAGCTGGTGGATGTCGGCACCCAGATAGTGACCATACATCAACCCACCACACTTAATGCCGTGGTCGATGTCTCTGAAAGCCAAATTTGGAATCTGCGCCAGGGCGCCAGTGGTGAGGTTTCCTGGTTCAATGCCGAAGGCTCGGTTGCGGCCGAGATCACCCAGATTGCCAGTGTTCCCGATAGGCTCAAACGCACCTATGAAGTGACCTTTGCCCTGAAACAAGCGCCCAGGCAGCTGGTTGCCGGAAAGGCGGTCAATGTGGCGGTAAGCTTGCCTTACGCCAGCCAAAAGACTCAGCTGTATGTCAATCGGGTGGTTGATGAGCATGCCAGGGCGGTAGCGGTCAAAGCCGTGAGCCAAACCGATGACTCTATCTGTGTTTCCGGTGAACTCCAGCAGGGCGAGCGCATTATTTTGGCCGGTGGCGCCTTTGTGGAGGAAGGGCAGAAGGTGGTGGTATTGGGCGAGGCGCAGGTTGAGTCATGA
- a CDS encoding efflux RND transporter permease subunit gives MSLSTFALRQKTFVIFFTVLGMIAGIYSYFDLGKLEDPSFTVKSAVIVTLYPGADAKEVEQLVTDKVETKLEEMESLWKLRSLSRPGSSMIFVDLKEKVNSDELPQQWDLLRRKVEDVKLELPMQAQISIVQDEFSEVYGMLFAVYGDNMSMAEMKDHARELQRRIKAVEGVKKVQLHGIHEQVVNIRISEERLSETGLTMLQLIDQLQSQNMPVTTGDFDLGIENLRVEQGGSFQTVDDIRNVSIQTGINGLNSAVIRLGDIADISMDYQDPATTLSRFNGQQAVTLAVSPVNGINVVSIGDTLKQVLADYQAELPAGAGIGVIAYQPEEVQKSVNNFISNLIESIVIVVVVLLIFMGWRSASIVGASLLLTILFTLVYMNLTNVDLQRVSLGSFVLALGMLVDNAIVIVDLFQAKIKQGIERTQAVVDSIKEMAVPLLAATVIAAMGTAPVLLSQTDSAEFSLSIVQVLCSSLLLSWVIAMIVTPLMCWFFLGKVADEDKAKAPSRYWLMYQNAVDWVVENPKKTLLYVIPLLVGTLLAAPLLKVNFMPSSDRAIVFLDYWLPNGGRIEQTSADMRKVEAWLLQQPEVESISSSVGESAPRFSVTVEPEPLDSSYGQILINTRSYEDIEPLVSRGDAWLKAQFPYAEPRFRDLKLATKDKYSIEARFIGPEPEVLHRLADEAKAVMASHPNLKYVRDDWRQESKVMTPMVDLHAARLAGVTRTDIANAINRVTEGSQVGTMRHGDDLIPIKLRSANATLEHFENIPVRSLLGTHSVPMGQLVESIEIKGEESMIWRRNRLPAITVQAGVSGDTASNVRQQIAAQIEAIALPAGYKMEWGGEYYDEQRSIDDLLEQNPKATLLMLIILVAMFNAFRQPLIIMITLPLASIGIVWSLLLLDKPFGFMAIVGMICLSGMIIKNGIVLMDQIELERRNGLGIAEAIKAATLNRTMAISMAALTTALGMIPLLTDRLFDQMAATIIGGLTAASVLSLFVMPALYRLFYHRDEQREAEQLELAAPSQPVLTAKEVK, from the coding sequence ATGAGTCTGTCTACCTTTGCACTGAGACAAAAAACCTTTGTCATTTTTTTCACTGTCCTGGGGATGATTGCCGGGATCTATTCCTATTTCGATCTGGGGAAGTTGGAAGACCCTTCATTTACGGTTAAAAGCGCGGTTATCGTGACTCTCTATCCGGGGGCCGATGCCAAGGAAGTGGAACAGTTGGTGACCGACAAGGTCGAGACCAAGCTGGAGGAGATGGAGTCGCTGTGGAAGCTGCGCTCGCTGTCCCGTCCCGGCAGCTCGATGATCTTTGTCGATCTCAAAGAGAAGGTGAACTCTGACGAATTGCCGCAGCAGTGGGACTTACTGCGCCGCAAGGTGGAAGATGTGAAGCTGGAGCTGCCGATGCAGGCGCAGATCAGCATAGTTCAGGATGAGTTTTCCGAAGTCTACGGCATGTTGTTTGCGGTCTATGGCGACAACATGAGTATGGCGGAGATGAAAGACCACGCCAGGGAGTTGCAGCGGCGGATCAAGGCGGTCGAGGGCGTGAAAAAAGTGCAGCTGCACGGCATTCACGAGCAGGTGGTCAATATCCGCATCTCGGAAGAACGTCTGAGCGAAACCGGCCTGACCATGCTGCAACTGATCGATCAGTTGCAAAGCCAGAATATGCCAGTGACCACAGGTGATTTTGATCTCGGGATTGAAAACCTGCGGGTAGAGCAGGGCGGCAGTTTCCAAACCGTGGATGATATTCGTAACGTCAGTATTCAAACCGGGATCAATGGTTTGAACTCGGCGGTGATCCGCCTGGGCGATATCGCCGATATCAGCATGGATTATCAGGATCCTGCCACTACTTTGAGCCGCTTCAATGGCCAACAAGCGGTTACTCTGGCTGTGAGCCCGGTCAACGGTATCAATGTGGTCAGCATAGGCGACACCCTCAAACAAGTGCTGGCGGATTACCAGGCCGAATTGCCTGCGGGTGCCGGTATCGGGGTTATCGCTTATCAGCCGGAAGAGGTGCAGAAGTCGGTCAATAACTTCATCAGCAATCTTATTGAAAGTATTGTGATTGTTGTGGTTGTGCTGCTGATCTTTATGGGCTGGCGCAGCGCTTCGATTGTCGGCGCCAGTTTGCTGCTGACGATTCTCTTTACCCTGGTCTATATGAATTTGACCAATGTGGATCTGCAGCGGGTTTCCCTGGGTTCATTTGTGTTGGCCTTGGGAATGCTGGTGGATAACGCCATTGTGATAGTGGATCTGTTCCAGGCCAAGATTAAACAAGGGATAGAGCGCACTCAGGCGGTTGTCGACAGCATCAAGGAGATGGCTGTCCCGCTGCTGGCGGCGACTGTGATTGCCGCCATGGGCACGGCGCCGGTATTGCTGTCACAAACCGATTCGGCCGAGTTTTCCCTGTCTATTGTCCAGGTGCTGTGCAGTTCACTGCTGCTTTCCTGGGTGATCGCCATGATAGTCACGCCGCTGATGTGCTGGTTCTTCCTCGGTAAGGTCGCTGATGAAGATAAGGCGAAAGCTCCTTCACGCTATTGGCTGATGTATCAAAATGCAGTTGATTGGGTCGTGGAAAACCCCAAGAAAACCTTGTTGTATGTCATCCCTTTACTGGTCGGCACCCTGTTGGCCGCACCGCTGCTGAAGGTGAACTTCATGCCGTCTTCGGACCGGGCGATAGTGTTTCTGGATTACTGGTTGCCCAATGGTGGTCGCATAGAGCAGACCTCTGCCGATATGCGCAAGGTGGAAGCCTGGTTATTGCAGCAGCCAGAGGTGGAAAGTATCTCCAGCTCGGTCGGCGAGAGTGCGCCGCGCTTTTCGGTGACGGTTGAACCCGAGCCGCTGGACTCCAGCTATGGCCAGATACTGATCAACACCCGCAGCTATGAGGATATTGAGCCCCTGGTCAGTCGTGGTGATGCCTGGTTAAAGGCGCAATTCCCCTATGCCGAGCCGAGATTCAGGGATCTCAAGCTGGCGACCAAGGATAAGTATTCGATTGAAGCGCGCTTTATCGGCCCGGAGCCCGAGGTGCTGCATCGCCTGGCCGATGAGGCAAAGGCTGTGATGGCTTCACACCCCAATCTCAAATATGTTCGCGACGATTGGCGCCAGGAAAGCAAGGTGATGACGCCTATGGTCGACCTGCATGCGGCGCGCCTCGCCGGCGTAACCCGAACCGATATTGCCAATGCCATCAATCGGGTGACCGAAGGCAGCCAGGTGGGCACCATGAGGCATGGGGATGACCTTATTCCCATTAAGCTGCGCAGCGCCAACGCGACTCTGGAGCACTTTGAGAATATTCCGGTGCGCTCTTTGTTGGGGACTCACAGTGTGCCTATGGGGCAACTGGTTGAGAGCATAGAGATTAAGGGTGAAGAAAGCATGATCTGGCGTCGCAACCGGCTGCCGGCTATCACGGTTCAGGCCGGAGTTAGCGGCGACACCGCATCCAATGTTCGTCAGCAGATTGCCGCCCAGATTGAAGCCATTGCCTTGCCGGCCGGCTACAAGATGGAGTGGGGTGGTGAATACTATGACGAGCAGCGCTCCATTGATGACTTGCTGGAACAAAATCCCAAGGCCACCTTGTTGATGCTGATCATTCTGGTCGCCATGTTCAATGCCTTCCGCCAGCCTCTGATCATCATGATCACCTTGCCGCTGGCCTCCATCGGCATTGTCTGGAGCCTGTTGTTGCTGGATAAACCCTTCGGCTTTATGGCGATAGTCGGCATGATCTGCCTCTCGGGCATGATCATCAAAAACGGCATTGTCCTGATGGATCAGATAGAGCTTGAGCGTCGTAACGGTTTGGGCATTGCCGAGGCGATCAAGGCTGCGACCTTGAATCGAACCATGGCGATCTCAATGGCGGCGTTGACTACGGCGCTGGGGATGATCCCTCTGCTTACCGATCGCCTGTTCGATCAGATGGCGGCCACCATTATTGGCGGTCTCACTGCGGCATCCGTGCTGTCACTGTTTGTA